In one Leptospiraceae bacterium genomic region, the following are encoded:
- a CDS encoding OmpA family protein encodes MKLLISLFCMLFTSLPLFADWFYWKKEYQAVEENKKQVTGTFKDYIGDKQGEIKSLKETHRLEKEDWEKEKTEYERLLKEIQDKYTLLESSFKEEKETWKTERNLLLQDKSSNEAYLKEIEKARLAYTNLKEKTLAFKKKCVDKYKTCKEKIKSLEAELEELRKLSGMQKEELEKLTNQFKELEKELKKEIEAKTIRLRKTMNRLYINLDDRISFAPGSVVLKNDVKPILDKIITILAKYPNNLIFIEGHTDDIPMRTSRIRDNWQLSTERALSVLRYILKNNNLNPSKFSAAGYGEHRPIVPNTSPENRASNRRVELVVTLP; translated from the coding sequence ATGAAGCTTCTGATAAGCTTATTTTGTATGTTATTTACAAGTTTGCCTTTGTTTGCGGACTGGTTTTATTGGAAAAAAGAATACCAGGCGGTTGAGGAGAATAAAAAGCAGGTTACCGGCACGTTTAAGGATTATATAGGTGATAAGCAAGGCGAGATTAAATCTTTAAAAGAAACACATCGCTTGGAAAAAGAAGATTGGGAAAAAGAAAAAACGGAGTATGAGAGACTTCTAAAAGAGATTCAGGACAAATATACTCTACTGGAATCAAGCTTTAAAGAAGAAAAAGAAACCTGGAAAACAGAAAGAAATTTATTGTTACAGGACAAATCCAGTAATGAAGCCTATTTGAAAGAAATTGAAAAAGCAAGGCTTGCCTATACAAACCTGAAAGAAAAGACCCTGGCATTTAAAAAGAAATGTGTAGACAAATATAAAACTTGCAAAGAGAAGATAAAAAGTCTTGAAGCCGAGCTGGAGGAACTTCGTAAGCTTAGCGGAATGCAAAAGGAAGAGCTGGAAAAGTTAACCAACCAGTTCAAAGAGTTGGAAAAAGAGCTGAAAAAGGAAATTGAAGCAAAAACCATTCGGCTTAGAAAAACTATGAATCGGCTTTATATTAATCTGGATGATAGAATATCCTTTGCCCCCGGTTCTGTTGTATTAAAAAATGATGTAAAACCTATTCTTGATAAAATCATAACGATACTGGCAAAATATCCGAATAACCTGATTTTTATCGAAGGACATACGGATGATATTCCTATGCGTACTTCGAGAATTCGTGATAACTGGCAGTTATCTACAGAAAGGGCCCTTTCGGTTTTACGTTATATCCTGAAGAATAACAATTTGAATCCATCCAAGTTTTCAGCGGCAGGCTACGGAGAACATCGACCTATAGTCCCCAATACCAGCCCGGAAAACCGGGCCAGTAATCGCAGGGTCGAGCTTGTGGTTACTCTTCCCTGA
- a CDS encoding copper chaperone PCu(A)C, with product MKKIIILLLFLSLINCKENKEIEKVEPEIQNPYVRLMPPGSANTGAFMEISNPSKQDLKLIGVSSDVANMVEIHNHISEDGMMKMRKVEFVPIPAGGKAVLKPGSFHVMLMGLKNDLQEKQVIQIGLEFSNGLKKTIQAEVKKIDMEHQHSHP from the coding sequence ATGAAAAAAATAATAATTCTTTTACTTTTTCTGAGTCTTATAAACTGCAAAGAAAATAAGGAAATAGAAAAAGTAGAACCGGAAATTCAAAACCCCTATGTTCGTCTCATGCCTCCGGGTTCAGCTAATACCGGTGCGTTTATGGAAATTTCAAATCCTTCCAAACAGGATTTAAAATTAATTGGAGTCAGCTCCGATGTAGCAAATATGGTAGAAATCCATAACCACATATCGGAAGATGGAATGATGAAAATGAGAAAAGTAGAGTTTGTTCCTATCCCGGCCGGCGGAAAGGCAGTTTTAAAACCCGGAAGTTTTCATGTTATGCTTATGGGCTTAAAAAATGACCTGCAAGAAAAACAGGTCATTCAAATCGGTCTTGAGTTTAGTAACGGTTTAAAGAAAACCATACAAGCTGAAGTTAAAAAAATTGATATGGAACACCAGCACTCTCATCCATAA
- a CDS encoding SCO family protein gives MKKIILFLILSNLIAVAGIFYYNSKSNLPSPQKLRLSTLPVGGDFGIHNGNMNFDLKTYRGKLVLLYFGYTFCPDICPTTLSIFSKALQKLKPEELQQIQTVFISVDPKRDTEEKLQKYVSFFHKSLIALTDKPEKIADIAKQYGVSYQKHFVKEGEPFYTIDHSTQSFLIGKDGKIAKFIPHGILPEKLAEEIRSNF, from the coding sequence ATGAAGAAAATAATCCTCTTTTTAATATTAAGTAATTTAATCGCAGTAGCGGGTATTTTTTATTACAATTCCAAAAGTAATCTTCCATCTCCACAAAAACTGCGCCTTTCAACTCTTCCTGTAGGAGGAGATTTTGGTATTCATAATGGCAATATGAATTTTGATCTAAAGACTTACAGGGGAAAGTTGGTTCTATTGTATTTTGGTTATACCTTCTGTCCCGATATTTGCCCGACAACCTTATCTATTTTTTCTAAGGCTTTACAAAAACTGAAACCGGAAGAACTACAACAGATTCAAACCGTTTTCATCAGTGTTGACCCAAAGCGAGATACCGAAGAAAAACTTCAAAAATATGTTTCCTTTTTTCATAAGAGCCTTATAGCCCTTACAGATAAGCCGGAAAAGATTGCCGATATAGCCAAACAATATGGTGTCAGTTATCAAAAACATTTTGTTAAAGAAGGAGAACCTTTTTATACTATCGATCACAGTACCCAATCCTTTCTAATAGGAAAAGATGGTAAGATCGCAAAATTTATTCCGCATGGAATTTTACCTGAAAAGTTAGCAGAAGAAATTCGTTCTAACTTTTAA
- a CDS encoding sulfite exporter TauE/SafE family protein: MQNIETTNQWVLAVSIFSSAFLGSTHCLGMCGPITLIMNRSYIEHFFYHTGRLISYILLGLIAGFFGQFLFIGFSKSLIATLTPISLGLVFIYLAYNILQQKKFHIDLPFLKGLLQKQMKEEKSHYNSFLIGLLSFSLPCGWLYGYVIGAATTNNPLSGAVFMFMFWLGTVPILIFSPVLIRKIIEPFQKKFPSLAGWILLLTGIFLILNSLYRIS; this comes from the coding sequence ATGCAAAATATTGAAACCACAAACCAGTGGGTGCTGGCTGTGTCCATTTTCAGTTCGGCTTTCCTCGGCAGTACTCATTGTCTGGGTATGTGCGGGCCTATTACTTTAATCATGAATCGGAGTTATATCGAGCATTTTTTTTATCATACGGGAAGACTCATCTCCTATATTTTACTCGGCCTTATTGCCGGTTTCTTCGGCCAATTTCTTTTTATAGGATTCTCCAAATCATTAATTGCCACATTGACACCGATTAGTTTAGGACTGGTTTTTATTTACCTGGCCTACAATATTTTACAGCAGAAAAAATTTCATATAGATTTACCTTTTCTTAAAGGTCTTTTACAAAAACAAATGAAAGAAGAGAAATCTCATTATAATTCTTTTTTGATCGGCCTTCTCTCCTTTTCCCTACCCTGTGGCTGGTTATACGGATATGTTATAGGAGCGGCCACAACTAATAATCCGCTCTCAGGTGCTGTTTTTATGTTTATGTTCTGGCTGGGTACGGTTCCTATCCTCATTTTTAGCCCGGTTCTCATTCGAAAGATTATAGAACCTTTTCAAAAGAAATTTCCCTCTCTTGCCGGATGGATTTTATTACTTACCGGAATATTCTTAATTCTAAATAGTCTCTATAGGATTTCATGA
- a CDS encoding sensor domain-containing diguanylate cyclase: MISKDEASLVIEHYEKKIYDQRQLLEISKALNSTLDYNYLIDAILNICLAQLQTLNSAIFLPPDVDANYFKLDGSYKGFDISEKELESRISVESPLIQFFEEKPRAVTLTNLEKVDALRGPELKVLKSMGGELVTPLTAKGKVNGLLLLGEKITLNDFLEDEKDFLTILAGLAGVAVENSRLYELATVDMMTQLKIHHYFQSKLREEMDRCRKKNNKLALLFTDVDKFKVFNDTYGHQAGDVVLIEVAKKLMESSRKQDIAARYGGEEFCVVMPGSGAEEGFEMGEKIRKSIESHRVINPNTGEELKVTISVGVTEFHLNDKNNKELIERADKALYEAKHGGRNQTRMKLLEEKDG, encoded by the coding sequence TTGATAAGTAAAGACGAAGCTTCCCTGGTAATCGAACACTACGAAAAAAAAATTTATGATCAAAGGCAGTTATTAGAGATTAGTAAAGCACTTAACTCTACACTGGATTATAACTACCTGATAGATGCCATTTTAAATATTTGCCTGGCACAGCTACAAACTTTAAACTCTGCCATTTTTCTGCCTCCCGATGTAGACGCAAACTATTTTAAGTTAGATGGTTCTTATAAGGGTTTTGATATTTCGGAAAAGGAACTGGAAAGTAGGATATCTGTGGAATCTCCCCTTATACAGTTCTTTGAAGAAAAGCCCAGGGCTGTAACTCTGACAAATCTGGAAAAAGTGGATGCCTTACGCGGTCCAGAATTAAAGGTATTAAAGTCTATGGGAGGAGAATTGGTTACCCCTTTAACTGCCAAAGGAAAGGTAAACGGTCTTCTGCTCCTCGGAGAAAAGATTACCCTGAATGATTTCCTGGAAGATGAAAAAGATTTTCTAACCATTCTTGCCGGACTGGCCGGTGTGGCAGTGGAAAACTCCAGACTTTATGAATTAGCAACGGTAGATATGATGACCCAGTTGAAAATTCATCACTATTTTCAGTCTAAACTTAGAGAAGAAATGGATCGCTGTAGAAAAAAGAACAATAAATTAGCTCTTTTATTTACTGATGTAGATAAGTTTAAAGTTTTTAATGATACTTACGGTCACCAGGCCGGTGATGTGGTTCTTATAGAGGTGGCGAAAAAGCTGATGGAATCATCTCGCAAACAGGATATTGCCGCCAGGTATGGTGGAGAAGAATTTTGTGTGGTGATGCCGGGTTCCGGTGCGGAGGAAGGTTTTGAAATGGGAGAGAAAATTCGTAAGTCTATTGAATCTCACAGGGTAATTAATCCGAACACAGGAGAGGAACTGAAGGTAACTATCAGTGTGGGGGTAACAGAGTTTCATTTGAATGATAAGAATAATAAGGAATTAATAGAGAGGGCCGATAAAGCCCTGTATGAAGCCAAGCATGGAGGCCGGAACCAGACTCGAATGAAACTCCTTGAAGAAAAAGATGGCTGA